A single genomic interval of Zingiber officinale cultivar Zhangliang chromosome 4A, Zo_v1.1, whole genome shotgun sequence harbors:
- the LOC121972339 gene encoding aspartyl protease family protein At5g10770-like, giving the protein MASSIPSLFSQLLFLFFFFFLSLNVSCTNGGKHHRRLISVSSLLMINDTECSSSSSFDSAEYGENQSRIQVVHRHGPCSPLRQPNAPIDHGRRVLENDRRRVASLHGRRQAESSSRSYPGNSLAATMQGRYGLALGSADFVVTVGFGSPPQAMSVIFDSGSDLSWIQCLPCPSSLCYTQKEPLFDPSKSSHYSPLSCDSTYCSSDSSAFCVGFDDCEYTVAYGDGSQTQGLLSQDTLTLTSSRVLDDFVFGCGEANSGLFGEVAGIIGLGRNQISLPSQANGGAFSYCLPPYASSTGYLALGTSNGSRLNSPKNLHFTSLLSRLDAPSFYFVELVGISVGGKDLGISPTSFSDPGTFIDSGTVLTYLPAAAYAALRSEFQWRMRQYPTSTAGMDLLDTCYDLKGYDRVAVPAVVLHFSGGARLDVDGSGILIPMDSSSAIACLAFAETDPNGFSIIGNMQQKTYNILYDVPNEKIGFGGGGCTADPF; this is encoded by the exons ATGGCTAGTTCAATCCCTTCTCTTTTTAGCCAGTTGctattcttgttcttcttcttcttcctcagccTCAACGTTTCCTGCACCAACGGCGGTAAACACCACCGCCGCCTGATATCTGTCAGCTCTCTGCTAATGATCAACGACACCGaatgctcctcttcctcctcattcGATTCAG CAGAATATGGCGAGAACCAGAGCAGGATTCAAGTTGTGCACCGCCACGGCCCCTGCTCTCCCCTCCGGCAGCCGAACGCGCCAATCGATCACGGGCGCCGTGTCCTCGAGAATGACCGACGACGAGTGGCATCCCTCCACGGCCGCCGCCAAGCTGAATCTTCCTCCCGATCCTACCCAGGCAACTCGTTGGCTGCCACCATGCAGGGCCGCTACGGCCTTGCCCTCGGCAGCGCCGACTTCGTCGTCACGGTCGGCTTTGGCAGTCCGCCGCAGGCTATGTCCGTCATCTTCGACAGCGGCAGCGACCTCAGCTGGATCCAATGCCTGCCATGTCCCTCCTCCTTATGCTACACACAGAAGGAGCCCCTCTTCGACCCCTCCAAATCCTCTCACTACTCGCCGCTGTCCTGCGACTCAACCTACTGTTCTTCCGACTCTTCCGCCTTCTGTGTCGGATTTGACGATTGTGAGTACACCGTCGCGTACGGCGACGGATCCCAAACCCAAGGTCTCCTCTCTCAGGACACGCTCACGCTCACCTCCTCCCGCGTGCTCGACGACTTCGTCTTCGGTTGCGGCGAGGCCAACAGCGGACTCTTCGGCGAGGTTGCCGGGATCATCGGCCTCGGCCGCAACCAAATTTCGCTGCCATCCCAAGCCAACGGCGGCGCCTTCTCCTACTGCCTGCCGCCCTACGCGAGCTCCACCGGCTACTTGGCCCTCGGCACTAGCAACGGCAGCCGGCTGAATTCCCCCAAGAATCTCCATTTCACTTCATTGCTATCGCGACTCGACGCGCCGTCGTTTTACTTCGTGGAACTCGTGGGGATCAGCGTGGGAGGaaaagatcttggaatatcccCGACCAGCTTCAGCGACCCTGGCACCTTCATCGACTCGGGGACCGTGCTCACGTACCTTCCGGCGGCCGCCTACGCGGCGCTGCGTTCGGAGTTCCAGTGGCGGATGAGGCAGTACCCGACGTCGACGGCAGGAATGGATCTGCTGGACACGTGCTATGACCTGAAAGGGTACGACAGGGTGGCAGTGCCGGCGGTGGTGTTGCATTTTAGCGGCGGGGCGAGGCTGGACGTCGACGGCTCGGGGATACTGATCCCGATGGATAGTTCCAGCGCGATCGCGTGCCTGGCGTTCGCTGAAACGGATCCGAATGGGTTCTCGATTATCGGGAACATGCAGCAGAAAACGTACAACATCCTTTACGACGTGCCTAACGAAAAGATTGGATTTGGCGGCGGAGGATGCACCGCCGATCCGTTTTAA